In Clostridium sp., one DNA window encodes the following:
- a CDS encoding ABC transporter permease, with protein sequence MNCISNLARKNLKFSKTKNILVIITIALATCLITASGIVIYSIQNMVIASTEEQSGNYHGIYKNVNDRQIEILKNNIKIESAGEYIPFESVKRKNSNYPDISLIYADFKAADMTNIKLEKGELPQKSTEIALEKWVLEKLNVKSALGETIHIEYGNTSSAADFVLSGILKDSTMHKQQNVSTGLVSKKFVYENLPNVKKDCFVRIKNHRDVEKSVTDVGHSIGIKDKNIIKNSMYIDASGGDPMMLAAFAVIAVIVVLTTVVVIYNIFYISVIERIKQFGLLAAVGATRKQIRKIIFREGLLLSVVGIPLGSILAHIAAFMIGYLFSQISNIRMKSSPYIVIVCVFISLAAVAISLIKPGRLSSKISPVESMKYSGVKISSSKKERASLKKISMAKIARLNLWRNKKRTIMTMLSLTMSGVLFIIICSVLKSMSIDNIVRRDFKYEFALSVTNTYGSPLNKKLIDDIKSMDGVKNVHVSKNTSSIFVNNARSILYGYDDYILNRLNKYLIRGNISSENLKNRDEVLIVGRKNEDGSVTCKYKVGDKIPFSIRKEDSSGNLREVMNKEFTVAGILSGNIAGSGLIVGGYEFITHEDVFTKEEFKDSLADNRDNKLTDIYIDIDSSKFDTIKNRLKAIVNRDSRIMYDSNTDWQKELDDQFMAIEITAMSFTGIIALIGILNLINTMITSILTRKREYGMLQAVGLSNKQLRQMLQIEGMYYAGISSLLSVIFGTGLGYFCFKLFKKAGADYAEYEFPLIPILAIIVVFILLEILITYLIESRLKKESIIDRIRYSE encoded by the coding sequence ATGAACTGTATATCAAATCTGGCCAGAAAAAATTTAAAATTCTCAAAGACTAAAAATATTCTTGTCATAATAACCATAGCACTTGCTACATGTCTCATAACTGCCTCCGGTATAGTGATCTACAGCATTCAAAATATGGTAATAGCTTCCACCGAAGAACAATCCGGAAATTATCATGGAATCTACAAAAATGTGAATGACAGGCAGATTGAAATATTGAAGAACAACATAAAAATTGAAAGTGCAGGAGAATACATTCCATTTGAGAGTGTAAAGAGAAAAAATTCCAATTATCCGGATATATCCTTAATTTACGCAGATTTCAAAGCAGCAGATATGACAAATATTAAACTGGAGAAGGGTGAGCTTCCACAAAAAAGCACTGAGATAGCCCTGGAAAAATGGGTACTTGAAAAATTAAATGTAAAAAGTGCTTTAGGGGAAACCATACATATTGAATATGGAAATACCTCTTCAGCTGCAGACTTTGTACTAAGTGGTATATTGAAGGACAGTACAATGCACAAGCAGCAAAACGTGAGTACAGGGCTGGTGTCAAAAAAATTTGTATATGAAAACTTGCCAAATGTAAAAAAGGACTGCTTTGTAAGGATAAAAAACCATAGAGACGTGGAAAAGAGTGTCACTGATGTAGGTCATAGTATTGGGATAAAAGACAAAAATATAATCAAAAACTCCATGTATATAGATGCCTCAGGAGGAGATCCCATGATGCTGGCGGCGTTTGCCGTGATAGCAGTAATTGTTGTTCTGACGACAGTGGTGGTCATATATAATATATTTTATATATCCGTTATTGAAAGGATAAAACAGTTCGGGCTGCTTGCAGCAGTGGGAGCCACCAGGAAACAGATCAGAAAGATAATATTCAGGGAGGGACTTCTGCTGTCTGTGGTAGGAATTCCACTGGGGAGTATACTTGCCCACATTGCTGCTTTTATGATTGGATATCTTTTTTCACAGATTTCTAATATAAGAATGAAGTCCTCTCCCTACATTGTGATTGTATGTGTATTTATAAGTCTGGCTGCAGTGGCAATCTCTCTTATAAAACCAGGGAGGCTGTCTTCGAAGATATCTCCTGTAGAATCTATGAAATACAGCGGTGTAAAAATAAGTTCCAGTAAAAAGGAGAGGGCTTCATTAAAAAAGATATCCATGGCTAAAATTGCACGGCTGAATCTGTGGAGAAATAAGAAGCGTACGATTATGACCATGCTTTCTCTGACCATGAGCGGAGTTTTATTTATCATAATATGCAGTGTTTTAAAAAGCATGAGTATAGATAATATTGTCAGACGTGATTTTAAATATGAATTTGCCCTTTCAGTTACAAATACCTATGGAAGTCCATTGAATAAAAAATTGATTGATGATATAAAAAGCATGGATGGAGTAAAAAATGTCCATGTAAGTAAAAACACATCCAGCATTTTTGTAAACAATGCGCGCAGCATTCTATACGGATACGATGATTATATACTGAACAGGTTAAATAAGTATCTGATAAGAGGGAATATATCCAGCGAAAATCTGAAAAACAGAGATGAAGTTCTCATAGTGGGCAGAAAAAATGAAGACGGCAGCGTTACCTGCAAATACAAGGTTGGGGACAAAATACCTTTTTCAATCAGGAAAGAGGACAGCAGCGGCAATTTGAGAGAGGTCATGAATAAAGAGTTCACCGTAGCAGGTATACTAAGCGGCAATATTGCAGGCTCCGGCTTGATTGTGGGAGGGTATGAATTTATAACTCATGAGGATGTATTTACGAAAGAAGAATTTAAAGACAGCCTGGCAGATAACAGGGACAACAAATTAACTGACATTTATATAGATATAGACAGCAGTAAATTTGATACCATAAAAAACAGGCTCAAAGCTATAGTAAATAGGGACAGCAGGATAATGTATGATTCAAATACGGACTGGCAGAAGGAACTGGATGATCAGTTTATGGCAATAGAGATAACAGCAATGAGCTTTACGGGAATAATAGCCCTCATAGGAATTTTGAATCTCATAAATACCATGATTACAAGCATACTCACAAGAAAAAGAGAGTATGGAATGCTCCAGGCAGTGGGGCTGTCAAACAAACAGCTGAGACAGATGCTTCAGATAGAGGGCATGTACTATGCTGGTATAAGTTCTTTACTGTCGGTGATTTTTGGAACCGGTCTTGGATACTTCTGCTTTAAACTGTTTAAAAAGGCAGGAGCGGATTATGCAGAGTATGAATTCCCTCTCATACCTATACTTGCAATTATTGTGGTGTTTATTTTGCTGGAAATACTGATAACCTACCTTATTGAAAGCAGATTAAAAAAGGAATCCATAATTGACAGGATCAGGTACAGTGAATGA
- a CDS encoding ABC transporter ATP-binding protein — protein MKVLETKSLKKYYGRGENLVKAVDDISFTVQEGEFIVIVGTSGSGKSTLLHMMGGLDRPTSGNVYIEGRDIFSMKEDDLAIFRRRNIGFVFQAFNLVPVLNVWENVTLPIGLDNKKVDENYIRELMETLNIYDRRSSLPNTLSGGQQQRTAICRALASKPSIMLADEPTGNLDSKTAQEVMSLLKMSVEKYNQTLVMITHDEKIAQMGDRIVGIEDGKIRAGDM, from the coding sequence ATGAAGGTATTGGAGACGAAGTCTTTAAAGAAATACTACGGTAGAGGTGAAAATTTGGTCAAAGCTGTGGATGATATAAGTTTTACTGTACAGGAGGGAGAATTTATTGTAATAGTAGGTACCTCGGGATCGGGAAAAAGTACGCTGCTTCATATGATGGGTGGACTAGACAGGCCTACTTCAGGAAATGTGTATATTGAGGGAAGAGATATATTTTCAATGAAGGAAGACGATCTGGCTATATTCAGAAGGAGGAATATAGGTTTTGTATTTCAGGCCTTCAATCTTGTGCCTGTGCTGAATGTATGGGAAAATGTGACGCTGCCAATAGGTCTTGACAATAAGAAGGTGGATGAAAATTATATAAGAGAACTTATGGAAACTCTAAACATATATGATAGAAGAAGTTCACTTCCCAATACACTTTCAGGCGGACAACAGCAGAGAACTGCCATCTGCAGGGCCCTTGCCAGCAAGCCCTCCATAATGCTTGCAGATGAGCCTACGGGAAATCTTGATTCCAAAACTGCCCAGGAAGTTATGTCGCTGCTTAAAATGTCAGTGGAAAAATACAATCAGACACTTGTAATGATAACTCATGATGAAAAGATAGCCCAGATGGGTGACAGAATAGTTGGAATAGAGGATGGAAAAATAAGGGCAGGTGATATGTAA
- a CDS encoding sensor histidine kinase: MGRELCKNMIEYLKENPLFKRAFITAALGTMLISMAVCFLHYYMINKIYVNQMNSTVQLVGSLARSHPEDEVEIVKTILLKKYNSEDLNYGESIIKKYGYDDEVKAWNDAAFNKNVYAMAIDDLVVFILPLAGGICIFRYCSLRIIEELEEILNVVDKIIDGKFSIKADNDKEGILSKIYSGLYQMTRILELNINKLDREKENIKSLVTDISHQIKTPLSSIKLFNSLLIEDENINTDERKEFLYTIKEETLKLEWLTGSLIKLSRLEAGMITFKKEKKSIKDTIYKSIKGVYSKALHRNIEIDAEDIDEYFVFHDPRWTKEAIINVLENAIKYTDSGGKINISMVETNFFIRIDIEDNGIGIPKKDFNKIFKRFYRGNSRVVQECEGSGVGLYLTRRILEQQGGNIMVDSEVGKGSRFSLFLQKCK, translated from the coding sequence ATGGGCAGAGAGCTGTGCAAAAATATGATTGAATATTTAAAAGAAAATCCATTATTTAAAAGAGCGTTTATAACAGCGGCTTTAGGTACCATGCTTATTTCCATGGCTGTCTGCTTTTTGCATTATTATATGATAAATAAGATCTATGTAAATCAGATGAATTCCACAGTACAATTGGTGGGATCTCTTGCAAGATCGCATCCAGAAGATGAAGTAGAAATTGTAAAAACCATTCTGTTAAAAAAATATAATTCTGAGGACTTAAATTATGGTGAGAGCATCATAAAAAAATATGGATATGATGATGAAGTCAAAGCCTGGAACGATGCTGCATTTAATAAAAATGTATATGCTATGGCAATTGACGATCTGGTTGTGTTTATACTGCCTCTTGCTGGAGGCATATGTATTTTTAGATACTGCAGTCTGAGGATTATAGAAGAACTTGAGGAAATTTTAAATGTAGTTGATAAAATAATAGACGGCAAATTTTCCATAAAGGCTGATAATGATAAAGAGGGGATTTTATCTAAAATATATTCAGGGCTTTATCAAATGACCAGAATACTTGAGCTGAATATAAATAAACTGGACAGGGAAAAGGAAAATATAAAGTCCCTTGTTACAGATATATCACATCAGATCAAAACACCTTTGTCCTCCATAAAACTCTTCAACTCCCTTCTAATAGAGGATGAAAATATAAATACAGATGAAAGAAAAGAATTTTTATATACCATAAAAGAAGAAACGTTAAAACTTGAATGGCTTACAGGATCTCTTATAAAGCTGTCAAGACTTGAAGCAGGCATGATCACATTTAAAAAAGAGAAAAAATCCATAAAGGATACAATATATAAATCCATAAAGGGAGTATATTCAAAAGCACTTCATAGAAATATAGAGATAGATGCTGAAGATATTGATGAGTATTTTGTTTTTCATGATCCCAGGTGGACCAAGGAGGCCATAATCAATGTGCTTGAAAATGCTATAAAATACACGGATTCGGGTGGAAAGATCAATATAAGTATGGTTGAAACGAATTTTTTTATAAGGATTGATATAGAGGATAATGGAATAGGTATACCAAAGAAAGATTTCAACAAGATTTTCAAAAGATTTTATAGGGGAAATTCCAGGGTGGTTCAGGAATGTGAAGGATCCGGAGTTGGACTGTATCTTACCAGGAGGATACTGGAGCAGCAGGGGGGAAATATCATGGTGGATTCAGAAGTAGGGAAAGGAAGCAGGTTTAGTCTTTTCTTACAGAAGTGTAAGTGA